From Megalobrama amblycephala isolate DHTTF-2021 linkage group LG8, ASM1881202v1, whole genome shotgun sequence, the proteins below share one genomic window:
- the LOC125274042 gene encoding leucine-rich repeat-containing protein 15 isoform X1: MSRHMQLKSALVFIYILVHLHWSCTERICQPDEDCKNKDVYDKTVTAIPEKLKDGANEIFFVHSKISVIPKGAFSKNPQLKKIEFLGTSTTSIEVGAFEGLPDITTIEITGTNVTSLPVGVFEDLINLEKLVLKNNKIQSLENGLFDDLKMLQELSLHTNEISSIEEGTFDSLENLTLLHLAKNNISSVSTSLFSKLKNLRLFRIYENQLTSMPDGIFDHLPDLTEIALQGNKISFIKPDLFPHKSNLVKLFLDHNLLTELQQDLFVGFSSLKTLTLHNNQLIRLPTVLFGEMPKMTDLSLSHNNLTDLPTGVFSPLKKLKKLDLSSNQFSMISKDFFEGLEKLSDLNLQNNNIKSLKKEDFEKLQSLTTLRLGNNKLQSLPGDVFDALPKLNKLYLYKNPWQCDCNLLEFFEWITNNEDKIKSKPSEVCESPKNLENQPISSLTEEQLICLTTLPSTTPVRTSTVPMTTLHTTVVSTTTSTTAVPTTTTTLQTTTTLAPTTIPVTTQTTTTQTTTQVITTTTPTTQLTTLLLTTTTPPTTTAMTTALSTTSVPTTASTTMLQPTTAPLTTTSVPTTASTTTLQPTTAPLTTTLVPTTASTTMLQPTTAPLTTTSVPTTASTTTLQPTTAPLTTTSVPTTASTTTLQPTTAPLTTTLVPTTASTTMLQPTTAPLTTTSVPTTASTTTLQPTTAPLTTTLVPTTASTTMLQPTTAPLTTTSVLTTTSTTTLLSTTAHMTTTLIPATSTSTVQTTIAPTSATTTILIPTTITSQKTTATSLPPSTTTRTTEPFLTTHSSFICTSSPQPILSSPTPTHKNSSCKELMIYYTTMLLVEICCTLVLAKITYSLYCSLEQRETLHTQVNLTHFSYTKSIILRPVEETAAL; encoded by the coding sequence TGAAGACTGCAAAAATAAAGATGTGTATGACAAAACTGTGACAGCAATACCTGaaaaactgaaagatggagccaatgaaatattttttgtacacagtaagatttctgtcatACCAAAAGGAGCTTTTTCTAAAAACCCTCAATTAAAGAAAATCGAATTTCTCGGGACTTCAACTACGTCCATAGAGGTCGGAGCCTTTGAGGGTTTACCTGATATCACAACCATTGAGATAACTGGCACAAATGTGACATCATTACCCGTGGGTGTTTTTGAGGATCTCATCAACCTTGAAAaacttgttttaaaaaataacaaaatccaAAGCCTGGAAAATGGGTTATTTGATGATTTAAAAATGCTTCAAGAACTAAGTCTACATACGAATGAGATTAGCTCAATTGAGGAGGGGACATTTGATAGTTTAGAGAATCTCACACTTCTTCATCTTGCAAAAAACAACATAAGTTCTGTATCGACATCTCTTTTTTCCAAACTTAAGAACTTGCGCTTGTTCAGGATTTATGAGAACCAGCTGACCTCTATGCCTGATGGGATTTTTGATCATCTCCCTGATCTGACAGAGATAGCTTTGCAAGGCAacaaaatctcatttataaaaccaGATTTGTTTCCACACAAAAGTAATTTAGTCAAACTCTTTTTGGACCACAATCTTTTAACTGAACTGCAGCAAGATCTTTTTGTTGGTTTCTCTTCATTAAAGACTCTTACTCTGCATAACAATCAACTCATCCGTCTTCCCACTGTCCTTTTTGGAGAAATGCCTAAAATGACTGATTTGAGTCTAAGCCATAACAATCTCACTGACTTACCAACTGGAGTTTTCAGCCCACTTAAGAAGCTCAAGAAGTTAGACCTTTCATCAAACCAGTTTTCAATGATATCTAAAGACTTTTTTGAAGGTCTTGAGAAATTGTCTGATCTGAATCTTCAAAATAACAatataaagtcattaaaaaaagAGGACTTTGAAAAACTTCAGTCTCTTACAACACTTAGACTGGGAAATAATAAACTACAAAGCCTTCCTGGAGATGTTTTTGACGCTCTTCCAAAACTCAATAAACTATATCTTTACAAGAACCCGTGGCAGTGTGACTGTAACCTGTTGGAATTCTTTGAATGGATAACGAACAATGAAGACAAGATTAAATCAAAACCTTCAGAAGTTTGTGAGTCCCCAAAAAACCTGGAAAATCAACCAATATCCTCTTTAACAGAAGAACAATTAATATGCCTCACAACTTTACCAAGTACCACCCCTGTCCGTACAAGTACTGTTCCCATGACCACACTGCACACCACAGTTGTCTCAACAACAACCTCAACAACAGCAGTGCCTACAACAACTACTACTTTACAGACAACAACCACACTTGCTCCAACAACAATACCAGTAACAACTCAAACAACTACAACACAGACAACCACACAAGTCATTACTACTACAACACCAACTACTCAACTCACAACTTTGCTTCTAACCACAACCACACCACCCACCACCACTGCTATGACTACAGCTCTGTCAACTACATCAGTCCCCACCACAGCATCAACAACTATGCTTCAACCAACAACTGCCCCCCTGACAACTACATCAGTCCCCACCACAGCATCAACAACTACGCTTCAACCAACAACTGCCCCCCTGACAACTACATTAGTCCCCACCACAGCATCAACAACTATGCTTCAACCAACAACTGCCCCCCTGACAACAACATCAGTCCCTACCACAGCATCAACAACTACGCTTCAACCAACAACTGCCCCCCTGACAACAACATCAGTCCCTACCACAGCATCAACAACTACGCTTCAACCAACAACTGCCCCCCTGACAACTACATTAGTCCCCACCACAGCATCAACAACTATGCTTCAACCAACAACTGCCCCCCTGACAACAACATCAGTCCCTACCACAGCATCAACAACTACGCTTCAACCAACAACTGCCCCCCTGACAACTACATTAGTCCCCACCACAGCATCAACAACTATGCTTCAACCAACAACTGCCCCCCTGACAACAACATCAGTCCTTACCACCACATCTACAACCACATTACTATCAACAACTGCCCATATGACGACTACATTGATTCCCGCCACATCAACATCGACAGTTCAAACAACAATTGCGCCAACTTCAGCGACTACAACTATATTAATCCCCACCACTATTACAAGTCAAAAAACAACAGCCACCAGTTTACCACCCAGCACAACTACAAGGACTACAGAACCTTTTCTCACCACACATAGTAGTTTCATCTGTACCAGCTCTCCTCAGCCTATTCTCTCAAGTCCTACTCCTACCCACAAGAACTCATCATGCAAGGAACTGATgatatattatactacaatgcTGCTGGTGGAAATCTGCTGTACTCTTGTGCTGGCCAAAATAACTTATTCACTATATTGTTCTCTGGAGCAAAGAGAGACACTGCACACCCAGGTCAACCTGACTCACTTCTCCTATACTAAGTCTATTATACTCAGACCAGTCGAAGAGACTGCAGCTCtgtga